AGGCTCGGCAACTCGCTCCGGATCGTCCCGAGCCGGTCCAGGTCCAGGTCCGCGACCGCGAGCCCCGCCCCGTCGGGGACCTGGGTCAGCACGAGACCCCACGGGTCGACGACCATGCTGCGGCCGAAGCAGGTCCGCCCCGGCTCGTGGTCCCCGGTCTGGCCGGCCGCCGCGACGAAACACTGGTTCTCGATCGCCCGGGCCCGCAGCAGGACCTCCCAGTGGTCCCGGCCGGTGTGCATCATGAACGCCGCCGGCACGACGATCAGCTGGGCCCCACCGTCCGTCGCGAGCTGTCGGTACAGCTCGGGGAAACGCAGGTCGTAACAGATCGACAGGCCGACCCGCAGACCCTCGACGTCCACCACCACCGGCTGCTCACCGGGCGCCACGGTCGCCGACTCCAGGTAGGACACCCGGCCGGGGATCTCCACGTCGTACAGGTGGATCTTGCGGTAGCTGGCGGCGAGCGTGCCGGTGCGGTCGAAGACCAGCGACGTGTTCCAGGTGTGCTCGGGGTCGGGGCCGGCCTCGTGGAACGAGCCGGCGATCACCCAGATCCCCAGCCGGCGGGCGACCTCGGCGAAGAACTGCCCCACCACGCCGTCGACCGGTTCCGGGGCCGGCATGCCGTCGGCCGGGCCGAGGTAGTCGACGTACTCCGGGAGGACCGCGAGATCGGCGCCCGCCGCGGCGGCCCTGACCAGCAGGGCCTCGGCGGCGGCGAGGTTCGCCGCACGGTCGTCGCGGGCGTTGAGCTGGCAGACGGCGACACGCATGTCGATCAGCGTACGGGTGGAGCAGGAGCGGCGACAGGGGCTCAGCCGCCCCGACGCTCGTCGACGACCCCGGACACGCCGACGGCGCCCGGGGTGACCCGGACGCCGTCGAGGTGAGGACTCAGGCGGATTTCTCCTCGCGGTCCCGCCGGGCCCGACGGCCGGTGAACTCACGGGGA
The Micromonospora sp. R77 DNA segment above includes these coding regions:
- a CDS encoding carbon-nitrogen hydrolase family protein, coding for MRVAVCQLNARDDRAANLAAAEALLVRAAAAGADLAVLPEYVDYLGPADGMPAPEPVDGVVGQFFAEVARRLGIWVIAGSFHEAGPDPEHTWNTSLVFDRTGTLAASYRKIHLYDVEIPGRVSYLESATVAPGEQPVVVDVEGLRVGLSICYDLRFPELYRQLATDGGAQLIVVPAAFMMHTGRDHWEVLLRARAIENQCFVAAAGQTGDHEPGRTCFGRSMVVDPWGLVLTQVPDGAGLAVADLDLDRLGTIRSELPSLANRRL